The DNA segment TGCGGGCACCTGTCCGAAATTTACCGCTGAGCTAGTGGAATTGCTGCACAGCCCTAAACGCTTACGTGTTTACGCTAACGACGACTTTATCGGCCTGCAATTAGGCGGCGCGGTGAAGAACGTTATCGCGATTGGCGCTGGCATGTCCGACGGTATTGGCTTTGGTGCCAACGCCAGAACGGCGTTAATTACCCGTGGTTTAGTCGAGTTAACTCGCTTAGGCGAAGCCTTAGGCGCTAGTACCGCCACCTTTATGGGCATGGCTGGATTAGGCGACCTAGTGTTGACTTGTACCGACAACCAATCCCGTAACCGCCGCTTTGGTTTAGCCTTAGGTAAAGGCTGCGATGTGGATACCGCCCAGGCCGAAATCGGCCAAGTGGTTGAAGGTTATCGCAATACTAAAGAAGTGTTTACCCTAGCGAAGCGCATGGGCGTCGAAATGCCGATCACCGAGCAAATCTACCAAGTGTTATACCAAGGCAAAGCGCCCTTGGATGCCGCCAAAGAACTGCTCAGCAGAGAAAAGAAATCAGAAACGCCAGCGCAATAAAGCGCGGGTTGTGATGATGCTGAATAAAATAAAGGGTGCTAAAATAGCGCCCTTTTTTATGTCCGATCGCTATCGCCTTAATGTACTGGCAGCAGTCTGCATTGGCTGTATCCATTAAGGCTGGATGCTGAACGCGGAATATCTACCCCAATATCAAAGACCAATACTGTCACTCAGTCTTTGAACTATTTGGGATGATGGCAATAGCCAAATTAATTTATCGACTGGAGTATGAGTGTGAAACATCATGATGTAATTATTATCGGAGCCGGCGCCGCAGGATTAATGTGTGCTGCGACAGCGGGTTACCGAGGTCGTGATGTGCTTGTACTCGATAATGCCAAGCAGGCTGGGCGTAAAATCCTTATCAGCGGTGGCGGCCGTTGTAACTTTACCAACCTGAAAGTCGAACCCGCCAACTTTATCTGTGGCAACCCACACTTCGTTAAATCCGCATTGGCGCGTTATCCATCGCAGCAGTTTATCGAACTGGTTGAGCGCCACGGCATTGAATACCATGAGCGCGATCATGGCCAGCTATTCTGTAATGACTCGGCCAAAGAGATAGTTACTATGCTGCTGACCGAATGTGAATGGGCTGGCGTGAGCATTAAACTTCGCACCGATATTCTGGCAGTGAGCAAAACCGAGGCTGGCCGTTTTGAGCTAAACACCTCAAATGGCGAGTTAAGTTGTGACTCCTTAGTGATCGCCACCGGCGGTTTATCAATGCCAAAACTCGGCGCCACACCCTACGGCTATCAATTGGCCGAGCAGTTTGGGCTTAAGGTGTTGCCAACTCACGCGGGTCTGGTGCCTTTTACTTGGCACAGCGAAGATAAAATTCGCTTCGAACCGCTGTCGGGCATTGCCGTCCCTAGCCGTATTACCGCCAAAGATGGCACCGCC comes from the Shewanella mangrovisoli genome and includes:
- the gpsA gene encoding NAD(P)H-dependent glycerol-3-phosphate dehydrogenase, producing MKNSADITVLGAGSYGTALAISLASNGHKTLLWGHEPAHMQTLAQDKCNQAFLPGIAFPECLHIEADLAKALAASNNVLVVVPSHVFGSVLAQAKPLLRQDARIVWATKGLEPETGRLLQDVARDVLGEQYPLAVLSGPTFAKELAMGLPTAISVAGTCPKFTAELVELLHSPKRLRVYANDDFIGLQLGGAVKNVIAIGAGMSDGIGFGANARTALITRGLVELTRLGEALGASTATFMGMAGLGDLVLTCTDNQSRNRRFGLALGKGCDVDTAQAEIGQVVEGYRNTKEVFTLAKRMGVEMPITEQIYQVLYQGKAPLDAAKELLSREKKSETPAQ
- a CDS encoding NAD(P)/FAD-dependent oxidoreductase, whose amino-acid sequence is MKHHDVIIIGAGAAGLMCAATAGYRGRDVLVLDNAKQAGRKILISGGGRCNFTNLKVEPANFICGNPHFVKSALARYPSQQFIELVERHGIEYHERDHGQLFCNDSAKEIVTMLLTECEWAGVSIKLRTDILAVSKTEAGRFELNTSNGELSCDSLVIATGGLSMPKLGATPYGYQLAEQFGLKVLPTHAGLVPFTWHSEDKIRFEPLSGIAVPSRITAKDGTAFSEALLFTHRGLSGPAILQISNYWKAGETIEINLLPNMDAAQALDQQLATHPKQSLRNTLSQWLPKRLVEVLFDEALLNKALNQLVHAERAKLVDDLHRWTVLMNGTEGYRTAEVTLGGVDTHELSSKTMEAIKVPGLFFIGEVMDVSGWLGGFNFQWAWASGVAAGRAV